The sequence AACGGTCTGCGCCAAAATTAAACAAATAGCTGAAGGGATGGGAAGTCCATCCGACCTTCGGGTGATGCCTGTGGGGAAGGATGGGTTATCCCATCTTCTTTATTTGAACAGTCTGGTCGCGGATGAAACGATTGCGTGGGTAACGGACCAATTTACGACTCTCGGGGCGTTGCCCACGGCGGCTCCGGACATTCCCGTTAAAGGACGTGTCTACCCGTTGGATGACCCCAGTGCGGCGGCGCTTTTTGGTTTGCATGGTCTGACCATCGCCGGGATCGTGGTGCTGGTCCATGCCGCCGACCTGAAATCCTTTGGCGTTTCCTATTTGGCGCCGTGGGCACCGCTCCAATGGGAAGAACTGGGGGATGCCCCGGTACGCAAACCATTTTGGGCCCGTTGGCACCGGCCGGAGACCTACCGGCCGCGTAATATCCTACGGACCGGCGGAACAAAAAGAGAGGATGACGAGGAAGATGCATGAGGAAAAAACCAGCCTCGGACCGTGGCTTTACTGGAGTTTACTGATCATTGTCACCCTCAGCTTTGGTTTGATTAACGTCCCTTATCATGCCACGGAAGTGATGGGGGCCAATGGTTATCTGGCGATACCGGTCGCGCTGGTCTTGGCGATCCCGCCGCTCGCGGCCATCTATCAAGTGATGAAAAGGTTTCCCGCCTTAAATCTGCTCCAAGCCGGGTTGAAGATTACCGGTCCATTTTGTGGACGCCTTTGCGGGCTGGGTTACCTGACCGTTCTCCTTCTGCTTCTCGTTTTATTCACTCGCGACCGGGTCAATCTCATCAAAGATTATCTTCTGCCCAATACGCCCTTGTCGGCTCTAACGATCACCTATCTCTTAAGTGCAGGTTATCTTGCTTCCCGCGGGATCGAAACTATCTCGCGGTTGGCCTCCTTCGTTGTTCTCCCGATCTTAATCGTCCTTCTCTTGATGGCGGTTGGGGTCTTGCCGGAGATTAATGTCAACCGCCTCCGACCGGTCTTCCATCCCGATCTCAAGCTTTATTTGCCGGGGGGGTTATCGGTGCTTTATTCCTTTGCCCCGCTGGCGATTTTTGCTTTGGTCACACCTTACCTCCGGGGGATACAAAGGAAAATCCCCCGTTATACCGGAGGTGCCCTTCTGGTTCTGGTCTTTTATTACATGCTTTTCACGGTGGGGGTGATCGGGACTTTCGGTAGCGAACACGGGCGGAACCATGCTTTTCCCGCTTTGGAAATGGTAAGGGCGATGGAGTATCCCTATCTTCTTCTCGAAC comes from Capillibacterium thermochitinicola and encodes:
- a CDS encoding spore germination protein — encoded protein: MREKTDAKTVCAKIKQIAEGMGSPSDLRVMPVGKDGLSHLLYLNSLVADETIAWVTDQFTTLGALPTAAPDIPVKGRVYPLDDPSAAALFGLHGLTIAGIVVLVHAADLKSFGVSYLAPWAPLQWEELGDAPVRKPFWARWHRPETYRPRNILRTGGTKREDDEEDA
- a CDS encoding GerAB/ArcD/ProY family transporter, encoding MTRKMHEEKTSLGPWLYWSLLIIVTLSFGLINVPYHATEVMGANGYLAIPVALVLAIPPLAAIYQVMKRFPALNLLQAGLKITGPFCGRLCGLGYLTVLLLLLVLFTRDRVNLIKDYLLPNTPLSALTITYLLSAGYLASRGIETISRLASFVVLPILIVLLLMAVGVLPEINVNRLRPVFHPDLKLYLPGGLSVLYSFAPLAIFALVTPYLRGIQRKIPRYTGGALLVLVFYYMLFTVGVIGTFGSEHGRNHAFPALEMVRAMEYPYLLLEQAGLFMIIVWNTLALVGSGFIYYVVALGFSQILGLLDYKRLVWVLLPVKYFLVLYPQNMGETRELLEYAANYGWIPFFGLPVFYYLCALVLRKGEDGR